One Equus caballus isolate H_3958 breed thoroughbred chromosome 8, TB-T2T, whole genome shotgun sequence genomic window, CTCTCATCTTGACATCCCCTGCCCAGGTCACCTCTTGACCCCTGACCCCGGCCTGACCCCGttgccccctccccgcccccagggcGGTACCTGAAGTAGTAGACATCGCTCTTGCCGGCACTGAGCCCAGATTTTCGGatcacttcctccttcttccatcCGGGGGGGAGGGCCGGGCAGTCCATCCTCTTCCCGCTCTCCGTGGCCCGGGGTCCCCTGGGCCCCGGCCCCGCGCTCCCCGACGGGAAAGGGACCGGCTCCCGCCGGggggcgccgccgccaccgctgctgccgccgcagccgccgccgtcGCCGCCAAGGCCGCTGCCGCCGCTCGGGGGACGGccgcggccccggccccggccccggccccgtcCCCGGccacggccccggccccggccacGGCCACAGACGCCGCCGCCCCGGCCCGCCTGCTTCCACCGCCCCCGGCCACGGCCGCCGCCCCGAGCGCCTTCCCTGCGCACGCTGCTCACCGGGGACGGGGCGAGCGCGCTGCCCTGGCCCCCCTGCTCTATGGCGGAGTCGCCGCCAGCGCCGCTGCCGCCCGCCGcgctctccccctcctcctgctccggGCAGCAGCGGCCTCCCCCCGGGTGCGCGCGcatccagccccctccccagccggCGCTGCGCTTCTTCCGTAACCGAGCCCTTGGAATCCCGGAGACCCGCCCCGCCCGCAGCGCGGCGCGCGGGGGACGCGCGCAAGCATCATA contains:
- the MBD2 gene encoding methyl-CpG-binding domain protein 2 isoform X2 — its product is MRAHPGGGRCCPEQEEGESAAGGSGAGGDSAIEQGGQGSALAPSPVSSVRREGARGGGRGRGRWKQAGRGGGVCGRGRGRGRGRGRGRGRGRGRGRPPSGGSGLGGDGGGCGGSSGGGGAPRREPVPFPSGSAGPGPRGPRATESGKRMDCPALPPGWKKEEVIRKSGLSAGKSDVYYFSPSGKKFRSKPQLARYLGNTVDLSSFDFRTGKMMPSKLQKNKQRLRNDPLNQNKLRWTAHHPASWHMLSRFCLLMCCFLCLECASPLPLHLVNSYSSKAQLHCLHLCEACPAFSRQNQSLLP